In Chryseobacterium culicis, the following proteins share a genomic window:
- a CDS encoding beta-carotene 15,15'-monooxygenase: MSEFNEFDQQGSVPNRDTGSIISHAFEMYKGVFGYGIVAMIIYMIGGSLIQMLTGFDSASVAEEIKSSGGDFNSLSTPGLPLYMGASSLFGLLLSPLYVGLIYMVNKYNTKNPIEFSDLFIGYRQNFVNILIYSLLAWVISSIALALCVLPIIFVYPFLLLGYPILLFENASATDALSKSFNIAKENYGTFLLTGLLGFLISFAGIFLCIIGIILTAPFIMIVMYSTYCAFLGKPRQIMFSK, translated from the coding sequence TAACAGAGATACGGGATCAATTATTTCTCATGCCTTTGAAATGTACAAGGGTGTTTTTGGTTACGGAATCGTAGCAATGATCATTTACATGATTGGAGGATCTCTTATTCAAATGCTTACCGGATTTGATTCTGCTTCTGTGGCGGAAGAAATAAAATCTTCAGGAGGTGATTTTAATTCCTTGAGTACACCAGGACTTCCCTTGTATATGGGTGCTTCCAGCCTTTTCGGACTTTTGTTATCTCCTTTATATGTAGGACTGATCTACATGGTGAATAAATACAATACCAAAAATCCAATTGAGTTTTCCGACCTTTTCATCGGATACCGTCAGAATTTTGTAAACATTTTGATTTACAGCCTTCTTGCTTGGGTGATTTCGTCAATTGCTCTGGCATTGTGTGTATTGCCTATCATTTTTGTGTATCCTTTCCTTTTATTAGGATATCCTATTCTGTTATTTGAAAATGCTTCAGCTACAGATGCTCTGTCAAAGTCTTTCAATATTGCTAAAGAAAACTATGGAACTTTCTTATTAACAGGTCTTTTAGGGTTTCTAATTTCTTTTGCAGGAATTTTCCTTTGTATTATAGGGATTATCTTAACAGCTCCGTTTATTATGATTGTAATGTACTCCACCTATTGCGCTTTCTTAGGAAAACCAAGACAAATTATGTTCAGCAAATAA
- a CDS encoding AI-2E family transporter, with protein MMNKDKQISSVAIKQMSLLAIILVLAGLICFNLALFIPSVLGAITIYVVCRKYNFYLQEEKKWKPSLAAFALMLASLIVLILPIYFIADLIIDKLGNAQAYMAKFNIFLDKIHSYIFSKTGFDILSKENMAKLKDNVGKFSTSAVSGTFNTLTVVMSMYFILYFMLERPRLFEKILTSSAPLKRANISLIGDKMRKLIMANAIGIPVVAIGQGIVALIGYLIFGAPGAALLFALTAAASVIPVVGTAIIYVPVCIFMIAEGNTGQGIGLAIYCLVVVGLTDNLLRFTLLKKLENIHPLNTVFGIIMGMNLFGFMGLIFGPILISLTLLLVQVYRNEFSDEDMPPDLELPGQDDIKEKLI; from the coding sequence ATGATGAATAAGGACAAACAAATAAGCAGTGTTGCGATAAAGCAGATGTCATTGCTGGCCATTATTCTGGTATTGGCAGGTTTAATCTGTTTCAATCTGGCATTGTTTATTCCCTCAGTTCTGGGAGCAATTACCATTTATGTCGTCTGCAGGAAGTATAATTTTTATCTGCAGGAAGAAAAAAAATGGAAACCGTCACTGGCCGCTTTTGCGCTCATGTTGGCGAGTCTTATTGTTCTTATTCTTCCCATCTATTTTATTGCCGATCTGATTATTGATAAACTAGGCAATGCTCAGGCTTATATGGCCAAGTTCAATATTTTCCTGGATAAAATCCATTCTTATATTTTCTCTAAAACAGGATTTGATATTCTGAGCAAGGAGAATATGGCAAAGCTGAAAGATAATGTAGGAAAATTTTCTACATCAGCAGTCAGTGGTACATTCAATACTCTTACTGTAGTAATGTCTATGTATTTCATTCTTTATTTTATGCTGGAAAGGCCGAGACTCTTTGAAAAGATACTGACTTCTTCTGCACCATTGAAGAGAGCCAACATTTCTTTGATTGGCGATAAAATGAGAAAACTAATTATGGCGAATGCTATCGGGATTCCGGTTGTAGCTATAGGACAGGGGATTGTTGCTCTCATCGGTTATCTAATTTTTGGAGCACCCGGAGCAGCATTGCTTTTTGCACTAACGGCTGCAGCTTCAGTGATTCCTGTAGTAGGAACGGCTATTATCTATGTTCCGGTGTGTATCTTTATGATTGCAGAAGGCAATACCGGGCAAGGAATTGGTTTGGCAATCTATTGTCTTGTGGTGGTAGGTCTTACAGATAATCTTCTTCGTTTTACCCTTTTAAAGAAACTGGAAAATATTCACCCACTGAATACTGTATTCGGAATTATCATGGGAATGAATCTTTTTGGCTTCATGGGGCTTATTTTCGGTCCTATTCTGATCTCCCTGACCCTTCTTCTGGTTCAGGTATACAGAAATGAATTTTCGGATGAAGATATGCCTCCGGACCTTGAACTGCCTGGCCAGGATGATATAAAAGAAAAATTAATTTAA
- a CDS encoding DUF3820 family protein, with protein MEGLNPEILKEICVMKMPFGKYEGTVLVDLPVSYLEWFNRSGMPKGKLGMQLSTVYEIKINGLMDLLAPIRAAVRNGL; from the coding sequence GTGGAAGGACTCAATCCCGAAATATTAAAAGAAATCTGTGTAATGAAAATGCCCTTCGGAAAGTATGAAGGGACAGTTCTTGTAGACCTCCCGGTGAGTTATCTGGAATGGTTTAACAGAAGCGGAATGCCAAAGGGAAAGCTAGGAATGCAGCTTTCAACAGTTTATGAGATCAAGATAAACGGTCTGATGGATCTTTTGGCTCCTATCAGGGCAGCAGTAAGAAATGGATTGTAA
- the uvrB gene encoding excinuclease ABC subunit UvrB: MDFKLQSEYKPTGDQPQAIEKLTEGIEIGEKYQTLLGVTGSGKTFTVANVVQNVQRPTLVLAHNKTLAAQLFMEFKEFFPENAVEYFVSYYDYYQPEAYIATTGTYIEKDLSINEEVEKLRLSATASLLSGRRDVLIVASVSCIYGIGNPTEFHKSLISIAIGEKVTRTALLHSLVNALYARTLNEFQRGTFRVKGDVIDVFPAYTDNAIRIQFFGDEIEKIQSFDPVTGNVEDNFDQIQIYPANLFVTSKETLNGAIKDIQDDMVKQVDFFSAVGKPLEAKRLQERTELDLEMIKELGYCSGIENYSRYLDGRLPGTRPFCLIDYFPKDFLMVIDESHVTVPQVHAMYGGDRSRKEALVEYGFRLPAAMDNRPLKFEEFEAIQNQVIYVSATPADYELERTGGAYIEQIIRPTGLLDPIIEVRPTINQIDDLMEEIHKRSDADERVLVTTLTKKMAEELTKYFTKFGIRTRYIHSDVETLERIQIMQDLRLGLFDVLIGVNLLREGLDLPEVSLVAILDADKEGMLRSRRSMIQTVGRAARNVNGKAIMYADKITKSMQATLDETEYRRAKQMKYNEDNGLKPKALNKKISENLVGRSKDFPDEKYTQKEILKKVAETKASYASEDIEKMIAQKQKEMEAAAKNLDFIKAAKLRDEIAALKA; the protein is encoded by the coding sequence ATGGATTTTAAGCTTCAATCAGAATATAAACCTACAGGAGATCAGCCTCAAGCTATTGAAAAACTTACCGAAGGAATAGAGATCGGTGAAAAATATCAGACCCTTCTTGGGGTAACAGGTTCCGGAAAAACCTTTACGGTTGCAAATGTTGTACAAAATGTTCAACGTCCAACATTAGTCCTGGCACACAATAAAACACTGGCAGCACAGCTCTTTATGGAATTTAAAGAATTCTTCCCGGAAAATGCGGTGGAATACTTTGTCAGCTACTATGATTACTACCAGCCAGAGGCCTATATTGCCACAACAGGAACTTACATTGAAAAAGATTTGAGTATCAATGAAGAGGTAGAAAAATTACGTCTTTCCGCTACGGCCAGCCTTCTTTCAGGAAGAAGAGACGTTTTGATTGTAGCCTCCGTTTCATGTATTTATGGTATCGGAAACCCTACGGAATTTCATAAATCTTTAATTTCCATAGCGATTGGTGAGAAGGTAACAAGAACTGCACTCCTTCACTCATTAGTAAACGCACTTTATGCCAGAACATTAAACGAATTCCAAAGAGGTACATTCCGGGTGAAGGGAGATGTAATTGATGTTTTTCCTGCCTATACTGATAATGCCATCAGAATTCAGTTTTTTGGAGATGAAATTGAAAAAATCCAAAGCTTTGATCCTGTGACGGGGAATGTAGAAGACAATTTTGATCAGATACAAATTTATCCTGCCAATCTTTTTGTAACTTCAAAGGAGACCTTAAACGGTGCCATTAAAGACATTCAGGATGATATGGTAAAACAGGTTGATTTCTTTAGCGCTGTAGGAAAACCATTAGAAGCCAAGCGACTTCAGGAAAGAACCGAATTGGATCTTGAAATGATTAAAGAGCTGGGCTATTGTTCAGGAATTGAGAACTATTCGAGATACCTGGATGGCCGTCTTCCGGGAACAAGACCCTTCTGCCTGATTGACTATTTCCCTAAAGACTTTTTGATGGTTATTGATGAGAGCCACGTTACAGTTCCACAGGTTCATGCCATGTATGGTGGTGACCGAAGCAGAAAAGAAGCATTAGTGGAATATGGTTTCAGACTTCCGGCTGCTATGGACAACAGACCTTTAAAATTTGAAGAATTTGAAGCCATTCAGAATCAGGTAATATATGTCTCTGCAACTCCTGCAGATTATGAACTTGAGAGAACCGGAGGCGCTTATATAGAACAGATTATCCGTCCAACAGGACTTCTTGACCCTATTATTGAAGTAAGACCTACCATCAATCAGATTGATGATCTGATGGAAGAAATCCATAAAAGATCTGATGCTGATGAAAGAGTACTGGTAACCACTTTAACGAAGAAAATGGCTGAAGAACTTACGAAATACTTTACCAAATTCGGGATCAGAACACGATATATTCACTCTGATGTTGAAACACTGGAACGTATTCAGATCATGCAGGATCTTCGTTTAGGACTTTTTGATGTATTAATTGGAGTCAATCTATTAAGAGAAGGACTGGATCTACCAGAAGTTTCATTAGTAGCCATTCTTGACGCAGATAAAGAGGGAATGCTCAGAAGCAGAAGATCAATGATACAAACCGTAGGACGTGCCGCAAGGAATGTAAACGGAAAAGCGATCATGTATGCAGACAAAATCACCAAATCGATGCAGGCTACATTGGATGAAACCGAATACCGCCGTGCCAAGCAAATGAAATATAATGAAGACAACGGCCTTAAACCAAAAGCTTTAAATAAAAAGATTTCTGAGAATCTTGTAGGGAGAAGCAAAGATTTCCCTGATGAAAAATATACCCAAAAAGAAATTCTTAAGAAAGTTGCTGAAACAAAAGCCAGCTACGCAAGTGAAGATATTGAGAAAATGATTGCCCAGAAACAGAAAGAAATGGAAGCTGCCGCAAAAAATCTTGATTTTATAAAAGCAGCCAAACTGAGAGATGAAATTGCAGCTTTGAAAGCTTAA
- a CDS encoding M56 family metallopeptidase gives MHRFNRVYLLGSLLLSYTIPFVTITLPSQDTEPTPQLIIKEAAQQMIFIQQEQESFNWMNAVWGIYIFITLILLLKGLISLLKIKKISGEKLTYQDHNIVLTKENLSPFSFWNTIYMGESYMKNDTIDPKIFLHEKTHIEQKHSLDLLALNILNIFTWFNPVLFLYKKAMITNHEFLADEAVMKSNCNMKEYQNLILEEILNQQNPPLTHSFNFNNTKKRFIMMKTKKSKFSLLKKTTGITVLIAAAALFSERTYAGNPANISLSNKTGEISSPNPRTVETPKLYQSPLTTDTQEKKIQQENHSMITDIKNQELKKVSDTITPRTSKTEGKDINTAINTQQNTNEFPAQYPGGAKDLKIKISRNVDVSSLEDYKGPITSTAYIHINEEGKTTQVTTSGQNEILNRELLKTVTTISNETVWIPAMKDGKAIASILKVPATMTFTRP, from the coding sequence ATGCACAGATTCAATCGAGTGTATTTATTAGGCTCATTATTGCTTTCATATACAATTCCGTTTGTTACGATTACCCTGCCAAGCCAGGACACTGAGCCTACTCCTCAGCTAATCATTAAAGAAGCAGCCCAGCAAATGATCTTTATCCAGCAGGAACAGGAAAGTTTTAACTGGATGAATGCAGTATGGGGAATTTATATTTTCATCACGCTTATTCTTTTGCTAAAAGGCCTTATTTCTCTTCTGAAAATCAAAAAAATATCTGGAGAAAAACTTACTTATCAAGATCATAATATTGTATTAACAAAAGAAAACCTTTCGCCCTTCAGCTTTTGGAACACCATTTATATGGGGGAAAGCTATATGAAAAATGATACGATAGATCCAAAAATTTTCCTTCACGAAAAGACTCATATTGAACAAAAACACAGCCTGGACTTATTGGCTCTGAATATCTTAAATATTTTCACCTGGTTCAACCCTGTTCTTTTCCTGTATAAGAAAGCTATGATCACGAATCATGAATTTCTGGCAGATGAAGCCGTGATGAAAAGTAATTGTAACATGAAAGAATATCAGAATCTTATTCTCGAAGAAATACTTAATCAGCAAAATCCTCCTTTGACCCATTCATTTAATTTTAATAATACCAAAAAAAGATTTATTATGATGAAAACAAAAAAATCAAAATTCAGTCTGTTAAAGAAAACAACCGGAATTACAGTACTGATTGCAGCGGCAGCATTATTCTCTGAGAGAACTTATGCAGGTAATCCAGCCAATATTTCGCTTTCTAATAAAACAGGAGAAATATCTTCTCCGAATCCAAGGACAGTGGAAACCCCAAAGTTGTATCAATCCCCTTTAACAACAGACACTCAAGAGAAAAAGATTCAACAGGAAAACCACTCAATGATCACGGACATCAAAAACCAGGAATTAAAAAAAGTTTCGGACACAATCACTCCAAGAACATCTAAGACTGAAGGTAAAGACATAAATACCGCCATCAATACTCAACAAAACACAAACGAATTTCCAGCACAATATCCTGGGGGAGCTAAAGATTTAAAAATCAAAATAAGCAGAAATGTGGATGTGAGTAGTTTAGAAGACTATAAAGGTCCTATAACATCTACCGCCTATATTCATATCAATGAGGAAGGAAAAACAACTCAGGTAACCACTTCGGGACAAAATGAAATCCTGAACCGGGAACTTCTGAAAACAGTTACAACAATCAGTAATGAAACAGTTTGGATCCCCGCAATGAAAGATGGAAAGGCCATTGCTTCCATATTAAAGGTTCCTGCAACGATGACTTTTACACGACCATAA
- a CDS encoding BlaI/MecI/CopY family transcriptional regulator: MKEIKITDSEKGLMEILWEKKTVFMKDILDAYPEPKPAPTTIATLLKRMQNKELVGYKLYGNSREYYPKVEKGEYFKEEMTSMIDRFFNSSVTQFASFFTSNAKLSQKQLKELRDIIDEQIKE, from the coding sequence ATGAAAGAGATTAAAATAACCGATTCTGAAAAAGGCCTTATGGAAATTCTTTGGGAAAAGAAAACTGTTTTCATGAAGGATATTCTGGATGCTTATCCGGAACCCAAACCCGCACCCACTACCATTGCAACCCTCCTTAAAAGAATGCAGAATAAAGAACTGGTAGGCTATAAATTGTATGGAAATTCCCGTGAATACTACCCAAAGGTAGAAAAAGGAGAATATTTCAAGGAAGAAATGACTTCCATGATTGACCGTTTTTTCAACAGCTCTGTGACACAGTTTGCTTCTTTCTTTACTTCCAATGCAAAACTCAGCCAAAAACAGTTGAAAGAACTTCGTGATATTATTGACGAACAGATAAAAGAATAG
- a CDS encoding PQQ-dependent sugar dehydrogenase codes for MKINQFYIPVLSLFLFLSSCKEGNTNAQKTGNAGSVETESPNSEYKPAFKGQTRIKAVKTATAYTVEILNKDLGRPWGIINLPDGRFLITDKKGHMNVVSTDGKQVSKIEGFPKVDSKGQGGMLDVALDPDFKTNAIIYFSFSEPFGKGNLTSVAKGKLSADLKNISEVKVIFRAEPSYDGDKHYGSRLAFDKDGNLFVSTGERSDKVTRVYAQKTDNYLGKILKITKEGKPAPGNPFIGKQGFKPEIYAYGIRNPQGMAIDSNGNLWDVEMGPRGGDEINLIQPGKNYGWGDVTYGIEYSGDKVGKGITQREGTEQPVYYWDPVISPSGITFYTGNIDEWKGNLIIGCLSGEHINRIVMKDNKVVGEERLLADQKERFRDVLNGMDGNLYAVTDSGKLYKISKK; via the coding sequence ATGAAAATCAATCAATTTTATATCCCTGTATTAAGCCTTTTTCTTTTTTTATCCTCATGCAAGGAGGGCAATACCAATGCTCAGAAGACCGGAAACGCCGGTAGCGTGGAGACAGAGAGTCCCAATTCTGAATATAAACCGGCATTTAAAGGGCAGACAAGAATCAAGGCCGTGAAGACAGCAACCGCCTATACTGTAGAAATATTGAATAAAGATTTGGGAAGACCCTGGGGAATTATCAATTTGCCTGACGGGAGGTTTCTCATTACGGATAAAAAAGGTCATATGAATGTTGTTTCAACAGATGGAAAACAGGTGTCAAAAATTGAAGGCTTTCCAAAAGTGGATTCAAAAGGGCAGGGAGGAATGCTGGATGTAGCCCTTGATCCTGATTTTAAAACCAATGCTATTATTTACTTTAGTTTCTCTGAACCATTTGGAAAAGGAAACTTAACGTCTGTGGCGAAAGGGAAGTTATCTGCAGATCTCAAAAATATTTCAGAGGTGAAAGTTATTTTCCGTGCCGAACCTTCTTATGACGGAGATAAGCATTATGGAAGCCGTCTGGCTTTTGATAAAGATGGAAATCTATTTGTCAGTACCGGAGAAAGATCAGATAAAGTAACCCGCGTTTACGCTCAGAAAACAGATAATTATCTTGGAAAAATTCTAAAGATTACAAAAGAAGGCAAGCCCGCTCCGGGAAATCCTTTTATTGGGAAGCAAGGCTTTAAGCCTGAGATCTATGCCTATGGTATCCGTAATCCTCAAGGTATGGCAATTGATTCCAATGGAAATTTATGGGATGTGGAAATGGGACCGAGGGGAGGAGATGAGATTAATCTGATTCAACCGGGAAAAAATTATGGATGGGGAGATGTAACGTATGGGATTGAATATTCCGGAGACAAGGTAGGAAAGGGAATAACCCAAAGAGAAGGAACGGAACAACCGGTTTATTATTGGGATCCTGTAATTTCACCAAGTGGAATTACTTTTTACACGGGGAATATTGATGAATGGAAAGGAAATCTTATTATCGGATGTCTGAGTGGCGAGCATATCAACAGAATCGTAATGAAAGATAATAAAGTAGTAGGAGAAGAGCGTCTTCTTGCAGATCAGAAAGAACGTTTCCGTGATGTACTGAATGGAATGGACGGAAATCTCTATGCTGTAACAGACAGTGGTAAGCTTTATAAAATTTCAAAAAAATAA
- a CDS encoding TonB-dependent receptor plug domain-containing protein, with protein sequence MKIKYISIIFLGVSTLSYAQQIKDTLKESKIDEVAITGSRNKKRTVVNTPVPIDIIDIKQVSQSTGQVEINQLLQFSAPSFNSNKQSGSDGADAVDPATLRGLGPDQTLLLLNGKRYHQSSLINLFGTKGRGNTGYDMNTIPIGAIKRVEVLRDGASAQYGSDAIAGVINVILNDRDKGFEGNLFTGMNLFKSPGNNDVVSDHKIDGTTFDFSGNLGTKIGSKGGFGNFTVEFINKDYAIRNANPDMYTSPRQRFGDAKAQNIYFFGNIEVPLTDGLKFYSRQGFSHRNTKAYAWTRTPDADGNIPEVYPNGFNPIENTSITDFTFDNGLKFKVADWDVDFYNAFGNNRFTYQIDNTINATLGVKSPTSFNAGGHSLLQNTTGFNAVKQFKVLEGLNVAFGSEFRYEKFDIIKGEEASYAMYDINGNVVTKDTPQNLWVTVPGSDPLRYRPGGSQGFPGYSIDFGKSRNNFAAYVDTELDVTKNWMISIAGRFENYNDFGSTLNGKFATRYAITPQFAFRGSVSTGFRAPSLAQKYYSQQFTNFQGGQLITIQLASNDSKLASSLGIPQLKQETSVNGSAGFTFNTGKFTATIDGYYIRVKDRIVLTGYFAQADLPADVQAENPFIDQAQFFSNAIDTKTKGVDLILSYTENIGSGKLTATLAGNYNDMEITKVNTSEQLAGKEDIYLSAREKAFILASAPKTKVNLNLNYKLNKFNVNLQMVRFDKVTLIGYDDSEQVYNPKVTTDLSFGYEFCKNLNLTLGSKNLFNRYPTLQTSHVSSGNTEAGGIFDPVQMGFAGRQVFARVNFKF encoded by the coding sequence ATGAAAATAAAATATATCAGCATTATTTTCCTTGGAGTTTCTACTCTCTCCTATGCCCAGCAAATAAAAGACACTCTGAAAGAATCAAAGATTGACGAAGTAGCCATTACCGGAAGCCGAAACAAAAAAAGAACCGTAGTCAATACGCCCGTTCCTATCGATATTATAGACATTAAACAGGTAAGCCAGTCCACAGGACAGGTAGAAATCAACCAGCTTTTGCAATTTTCCGCTCCATCTTTCAACTCCAATAAACAATCAGGATCTGACGGTGCTGATGCTGTAGATCCGGCTACTTTAAGAGGTCTTGGTCCTGATCAGACTTTACTTCTTTTAAATGGAAAACGATACCATCAGTCTTCACTGATTAATCTTTTCGGAACCAAAGGAAGAGGAAACACCGGATATGATATGAATACCATTCCGATTGGCGCGATAAAAAGAGTGGAAGTTCTACGTGACGGAGCATCAGCTCAGTACGGTTCGGATGCTATTGCAGGAGTAATTAATGTTATTTTGAATGACAGAGACAAAGGTTTTGAAGGAAATCTATTCACAGGAATGAACCTTTTTAAAAGCCCCGGAAACAATGATGTGGTCTCTGATCATAAAATAGACGGAACGACTTTTGATTTCAGTGGAAATTTAGGAACTAAAATAGGTTCAAAAGGAGGTTTTGGAAACTTTACTGTAGAGTTTATCAATAAAGATTATGCGATTCGAAATGCTAATCCGGATATGTACACATCACCAAGACAGCGTTTCGGGGATGCAAAAGCGCAAAATATTTACTTTTTTGGAAATATTGAGGTACCCTTAACTGATGGTCTGAAATTCTATTCCCGTCAGGGCTTTTCACATAGAAATACTAAGGCTTATGCCTGGACCAGAACACCTGATGCAGACGGAAATATTCCTGAAGTTTATCCTAATGGATTCAACCCGATTGAAAACACCAGCATTACAGATTTCACGTTTGACAATGGCTTAAAATTCAAAGTTGCAGACTGGGATGTAGATTTCTATAATGCTTTTGGTAACAACAGATTTACTTACCAGATTGATAATACAATCAATGCTACTCTAGGAGTTAAATCTCCTACAAGCTTTAATGCAGGCGGACATTCATTGCTGCAGAATACCACCGGGTTTAATGCTGTGAAACAGTTCAAAGTACTGGAAGGGCTTAACGTTGCTTTCGGATCAGAATTCAGATATGAAAAATTTGACATCATCAAAGGAGAAGAAGCCTCCTATGCCATGTATGATATCAATGGAAATGTAGTTACAAAAGATACTCCTCAAAATTTATGGGTAACAGTTCCTGGTTCTGACCCTTTACGTTATCGTCCAGGGGGATCACAAGGATTTCCCGGCTATTCTATTGATTTTGGCAAGAGCAGAAACAATTTCGCAGCTTATGTAGATACTGAATTGGATGTTACCAAAAACTGGATGATAAGTATTGCCGGAAGGTTTGAAAATTATAATGATTTCGGAAGTACCTTGAATGGTAAGTTTGCTACAAGATACGCGATCACGCCACAGTTTGCGTTCCGTGGGTCTGTTTCTACGGGCTTCAGAGCGCCTTCTCTGGCTCAGAAATACTATAGCCAACAGTTTACCAACTTCCAGGGAGGACAATTGATTACAATTCAGCTGGCATCTAACGACAGCAAACTGGCAAGCAGCCTTGGAATCCCTCAACTGAAACAGGAAACCTCTGTGAACGGAAGTGCCGGATTTACTTTCAATACAGGGAAATTCACAGCAACAATAGATGGCTACTATATTCGTGTAAAAGACAGAATCGTTTTGACCGGATATTTTGCACAAGCAGACTTGCCGGCAGATGTTCAGGCAGAGAATCCATTCATCGACCAGGCACAGTTTTTTTCCAATGCTATTGATACTAAAACAAAAGGGGTTGACCTTATCTTAAGTTATACTGAAAATATTGGTTCTGGAAAACTGACTGCTACTTTAGCCGGAAACTATAATGATATGGAAATCACAAAAGTAAATACTTCAGAACAGCTGGCAGGAAAAGAAGACATTTACCTTAGTGCAAGAGAAAAAGCATTTATTCTTGCTTCTGCTCCCAAAACAAAAGTGAACTTAAACCTTAATTACAAGCTTAATAAGTTCAATGTAAATCTGCAAATGGTAAGGTTTGATAAGGTGACCCTGATTGGCTATGATGACTCAGAACAGGTCTATAATCCAAAAGTTACCACCGATCTTTCTTTCGGATATGAATTCTGTAAGAACCTGAATCTGACTTTAGGAAGTAAAAATCTGTTCAACAGATATCCTACTTTACAGACCTCTCATGTATCTAGCGGAAATACAGAAGCCGGAGGTATTTTTGATCCTGTACAGATGGGATTTGCCGGAAGGCAGGTTTTCGCCAGGGTCAACTTTAAATTTTAA
- a CDS encoding pyridoxal phosphate-dependent aminotransferase, whose product MFTNNDINFEALKRKAYNGRWATLEDGIIPLTAADPDFRTAPEIEQGIIEYLKDGYLSYGPFSGLPEFKKSVADHFNAEKHGNFSPENVLAVNSAAQGMFLIASYVLTPGDEAIILDPVDFLFKKSVETAGGKVILCPVDTVTGEIDFEKLVSLISPKTKLISICNPHNPLGKVYSKEILIKVAEIASAHDLWVMSDEIWSDIIYDNKSFHTYSSVSEKAKKKSFTVYGFSKSFGIAGLRIGAVLCNDQDILEDFTEKSNFNSTIEGVSTLSQIAGSVALEKAKPWYKEFLAHLQNNRDLAFRLLSRSEIVTPNLPEATFVLFPKIENGMSSDEFAQHVLKHGKVAIVPGSERWFGKGAEGHIRICFSTSQEILEEGINRIITSF is encoded by the coding sequence ATGTTCACCAATAACGATATCAACTTTGAAGCGCTAAAAAGAAAGGCTTACAACGGAAGATGGGCAACCCTGGAAGACGGAATTATCCCTCTTACAGCTGCAGATCCCGACTTCAGAACAGCTCCTGAAATAGAACAGGGAATTATTGAATACCTGAAAGACGGCTATTTAAGTTACGGCCCTTTTTCGGGACTTCCGGAATTCAAAAAAAGTGTTGCAGATCATTTTAATGCTGAAAAACACGGAAATTTCTCTCCTGAAAATGTACTGGCAGTCAATAGTGCTGCACAGGGAATGTTTCTGATTGCCTCGTATGTTCTTACTCCCGGAGATGAAGCCATCATTCTGGATCCGGTAGATTTTCTTTTCAAAAAATCAGTAGAAACAGCAGGAGGAAAAGTAATATTATGTCCTGTGGATACAGTGACGGGAGAAATTGATTTTGAAAAGCTGGTTTCTTTAATCAGTCCTAAAACCAAGCTTATCAGCATATGCAATCCGCATAATCCCCTTGGAAAAGTTTATTCTAAAGAAATATTGATTAAAGTAGCAGAGATTGCTTCAGCCCATGATCTTTGGGTCATGAGTGATGAAATCTGGAGTGATATTATTTATGACAATAAAAGTTTTCATACCTATTCTTCAGTATCTGAGAAGGCAAAGAAAAAGAGCTTTACAGTATATGGATTTTCAAAATCATTCGGAATAGCAGGATTGAGAATTGGAGCTGTACTGTGCAATGATCAGGATATCCTTGAAGATTTCACAGAGAAATCCAATTTCAACTCCACCATAGAAGGTGTTTCTACTTTATCCCAGATTGCAGGAAGTGTCGCACTGGAGAAGGCAAAACCCTGGTATAAAGAGTTTCTAGCCCATTTACAGAACAACAGAGACTTAGCTTTTAGATTATTAAGCCGTTCAGAAATTGTAACCCCGAATCTGCCTGAAGCAACTTTTGTACTGTTTCCAAAGATAGAAAACGGAATGTCCAGTGATGAATTTGCCCAGCATGTCTTAAAACACGGAAAAGTAGCGATTGTTCCCGGATCAGAAAGATGGTTTGGAAAAGGCGCTGAAGGTCATATCAGAATTTGCTTTTCCACCTCACAGGAAATTTTAGAAGAAGGAATTAACAGAATCATTACCAGCTTTTAA